A genomic segment from Treponema sp. Marseille-Q3903 encodes:
- a CDS encoding phosphoribosylaminoimidazolesuccinocarboxamide synthase, translating into MKKIISGKVREVYDLEDGRMVIVTTDRISAFDVILPTMITDKGKVLNALSNFWFDYTKDIVKNHMLSSDLKDMPKEFQKPEYEGRTILVQKLKMIPYEVIVRGYMFGSMYEAYKKGEPFLGHSFDKTYQQAEKLSEPIVTPSTKASEGHDINVTIDYMKNDIGLELGNKIEQTALAIYKKCYEHAYKNGIIIADTKFEFGLDENGDLVLGDEVLTPDSSRFWDLSKYKTGTSPASYDKQFIRDWLKENNLAGEKSIKAIPSDIVAKTSEIYKECQKKLCHK; encoded by the coding sequence ATGAAAAAAATTATTTCTGGTAAAGTGCGTGAAGTTTATGATCTCGAAGACGGTCGCATGGTTATTGTGACGACAGACAGAATTTCTGCGTTTGATGTTATTCTTCCGACTATGATTACAGACAAGGGAAAGGTGTTGAACGCACTTTCAAATTTTTGGTTTGATTACACTAAAGATATTGTAAAAAATCACATGCTCTCTTCCGACTTAAAAGATATGCCAAAAGAATTTCAAAAACCGGAATACGAAGGACGCACAATCCTCGTTCAAAAACTTAAGATGATCCCGTACGAAGTGATTGTGCGAGGTTATATGTTCGGTTCTATGTACGAAGCGTATAAAAAAGGTGAACCGTTTTTGGGTCACAGTTTCGATAAAACATATCAGCAAGCAGAAAAGCTTTCTGAGCCTATCGTAACTCCATCTACAAAAGCTTCCGAAGGTCACGACATCAACGTTACGATCGACTATATGAAAAACGATATCGGACTTGAACTTGGAAATAAAATTGAGCAGACTGCTTTGGCAATTTACAAAAAATGCTACGAACACGCATACAAAAATGGAATAATCATTGCAGATACAAAATTTGAATTTGGGCTTGATGAAAACGGAGACCTCGTACTTGGTGACGAAGTTTTGACACCTGATAGCTCTCGTTTTTGGGATTTGTCTAAATATAAGACCGGAACAAGCCCTGCAAGCTACGATAAACAGTTTATCCGCGATTGGCTCAAAGAAAATAATCTTGCCGGTGAAAAATCAATCAAAGCTATTCCATCTGATATCGTCGCTAAAACAAGCGAAATTTACAAGGAATGTCAGAAAAAACTGTGCCATAAATAA
- a CDS encoding substrate-binding domain-containing protein: MRIGLVLNLLDEEYQISVYKGVIKRAAEFGIELICFQLEYNALAEDKLITRFPRKEVFDIDGIIILTSVIVDNSNIVKKSDLEKIWGDIPVVSVGQKVKGVPSLLIKTDDSMKKLVDHLVLEHKYKKFLFINGAKKHPDAINRQAVFKKAIESHKSSFPDLTYVCKEGNFTAVSAIQVMEQYMNEKKESPDVVVCANDNMALGVYKYFKMNRNDKNIQECAVTGFDDIPQARFEIPPLTTIHQPLDEIGQKSVELLKQMIECRHVEDEKYIGSRIVYRRSCGCCEDDDFYSKEDQFLKMQSNCFFSETMLRMVSHVGQEINCEETLGGLKYVLRNNMEQFNVNNFCMLRFSNGKKKKITENHKSILVDPLYVRKNGVECYEFDREIKMSLGQFYRKYIGSEKKSNQSFIVKYLSVGNELIGCSLYDADEKVLPYLSSIAINISHCLNRITVSEERKKRSEELEKEVNKRTKELVEANTKRMKVEAEVLKISEIERQRFSNDLHDDICQRLAGISMLCRSYSNQDSAVEKSQMIELAELIGETLSRARQYAHNSYPVELESLGINYALSNLCNTFENQSGIKCDYRWAVHKDVKFSKIEKLNTFRIIQEALHNVMKHSKAKNVTVSVFSEDKKISVSIIDDGIGFVNNSNEGRKGLGLNSMEYRANQIGAKFFINQNKPFGTCVLISWRAKNK; the protein is encoded by the coding sequence ATGAGAATTGGATTAGTATTAAATCTTCTCGATGAGGAATATCAAATTTCTGTTTATAAGGGAGTTATCAAACGTGCAGCTGAGTTTGGAATCGAACTTATCTGCTTTCAACTGGAATACAATGCACTGGCTGAAGACAAGTTGATCACTCGCTTTCCCAGAAAAGAGGTTTTTGACATTGACGGAATTATCATTCTTACATCTGTAATTGTCGATAATTCAAACATTGTAAAAAAATCTGACTTGGAGAAAATTTGGGGCGACATCCCGGTCGTTTCCGTCGGTCAAAAAGTCAAAGGTGTTCCGTCTCTTCTTATCAAAACCGATGATTCTATGAAAAAACTTGTAGACCATCTTGTCTTAGAACACAAATACAAAAAGTTTTTGTTTATCAACGGTGCAAAAAAACATCCTGACGCAATCAATCGACAAGCCGTTTTTAAGAAAGCGATTGAGTCGCACAAATCAAGTTTTCCTGATTTGACTTATGTCTGCAAAGAGGGGAATTTTACAGCAGTTTCTGCAATTCAGGTGATGGAACAATACATGAATGAAAAAAAAGAGTCTCCCGATGTTGTCGTTTGTGCGAATGATAACATGGCGCTCGGCGTCTATAAATATTTTAAGATGAACAGAAATGATAAGAATATTCAAGAATGCGCTGTGACCGGATTCGACGATATTCCTCAGGCGCGTTTTGAAATCCCACCTCTCACGACAATCCATCAGCCGCTCGATGAAATAGGGCAAAAATCTGTTGAGCTTTTAAAACAGATGATTGAATGTAGACATGTTGAAGATGAAAAATATATCGGTTCTCGCATTGTTTACAGGCGTTCCTGTGGTTGCTGCGAAGATGATGATTTTTATTCGAAAGAAGATCAGTTTCTTAAGATGCAATCTAATTGCTTTTTTTCAGAGACTATGCTAAGGATGGTGAGCCATGTCGGGCAGGAGATAAACTGCGAAGAGACTCTCGGCGGATTAAAATATGTGCTTCGTAACAACATGGAGCAATTCAATGTAAATAACTTTTGTATGCTTCGTTTTTCAAACGGAAAAAAGAAAAAAATTACTGAAAATCACAAAAGCATTCTCGTAGACCCGCTTTACGTTCGCAAAAATGGAGTTGAATGTTACGAATTTGACAGGGAGATAAAGATGTCGCTTGGACAATTTTATCGAAAATATATAGGCAGTGAAAAAAAATCAAATCAGTCTTTTATTGTTAAATATCTTTCTGTCGGAAACGAATTGATTGGTTGCTCTCTTTATGATGCGGATGAAAAAGTGCTGCCTTATTTGAGCTCAATTGCGATAAACATCTCACATTGTTTAAACAGAATAACAGTTTCGGAAGAAAGAAAAAAACGTTCTGAAGAGCTTGAAAAGGAAGTCAATAAACGGACGAAAGAACTTGTGGAAGCGAATACAAAGCGTATGAAAGTTGAAGCGGAAGTTCTGAAAATCTCCGAAATCGAGCGTCAGCGGTTCAGCAACGACCTTCACGACGATATTTGTCAGCGGCTTGCAGGAATTTCTATGCTTTGCAGAAGTTATTCAAATCAGGATTCTGCTGTTGAAAAAAGTCAGATGATTGAACTTGCGGAACTGATTGGTGAAACACTTTCGCGTGCGCGTCAGTATGCTCATAACTCTTATCCTGTAGAGCTTGAAAGCCTTGGAATAAACTATGCGCTCAGCAACCTCTGCAATACTTTTGAAAATCAGTCAGGAATTAAATGCGATTACAGATGGGCTGTGCACAAAGATGTTAAATTCAGCAAAATCGAAAAGCTAAATACATTCAGGATTATCCAAGAAGCGTTGCACAACGTGATGAAGCATTCCAAAGCAAAAAATGTGACAGTCAGCGTTTTTTCCGAAGATAAAAAAATCTCAGTCAGCATAATTGACGATGGAATTGGTTTTGTAAATAATAGCAATGAAGGAAGAAAAGGGCTCGGGCTCAACTCTATGGAATACAGAGCAAATCAAATTGGCGCGAAATTTTTTATAAATCAAAATAAGCCTTTTGGAACTTGTGTCTTGATTTCATGGCGGGCAAAAAATAAATAA
- the deoD gene encoding purine-nucleoside phosphorylase, translating to MSTHINAPEGAIAQTVLLPGDPLRAKFIAENFLKDAKCYNEVRGMYGFTGTYNGKRISVQGTGMGQPSLSIYVQELFQFYGVQNAVRIGTCGSISEDVKLRDIILANGACTDSSLQSQRFGLMHYSPVPSFKLLNAAYNKANELGLKTVVAPCVSSDRFYDANENWKLWKKYGAAGIEMEAAELYTLAAEFKRNALAILTVSDHIITGEATTAEERQTTFKDMMKLALETMTSL from the coding sequence ATGAGTACACATATTAACGCTCCTGAAGGAGCAATCGCACAGACTGTTTTGCTTCCTGGTGATCCGTTGCGTGCAAAATTTATCGCTGAGAACTTTTTGAAAGATGCTAAATGCTACAATGAAGTTCGTGGAATGTACGGATTTACCGGTACATACAATGGAAAACGTATTTCTGTGCAGGGAACTGGAATGGGGCAGCCGTCTCTTTCTATCTATGTTCAGGAACTTTTTCAATTTTATGGAGTTCAAAATGCTGTAAGAATCGGAACTTGTGGTTCAATCAGCGAAGATGTAAAACTCCGCGACATAATTCTTGCAAATGGTGCCTGTACAGATTCTTCGCTCCAGAGTCAAAGGTTTGGACTTATGCATTACAGTCCTGTTCCTTCTTTTAAACTTCTAAATGCTGCATATAACAAAGCCAATGAACTCGGTTTAAAGACAGTTGTCGCACCTTGTGTTTCGAGCGACCGTTTTTATGATGCGAACGAAAATTGGAAGCTTTGGAAAAAATACGGTGCTGCCGGCATTGAAATGGAAGCAGCCGAATTGTATACGCTTGCCGCCGAATTTAAACGGAACGCACTCGCAATTCTCACTGTAAGCGACCACATCATAACTGGAGAGGCTACAACTGCCGAAGAACGCCAGACTACTTTTAAAGACATGATGAAGCTAGCGCTTGAGACTATGACAAGTTTATAG
- a CDS encoding MBL fold metallo-hydrolase yields MKVYFHLNLNGFSNCYIVVNEEINEAIIIDPGEVNETIISRIEENHLKLAAVLITHNHGSHVDGLKTLRKIYSPKILAADWEVAGNDTTVLSGDGKIRIAKMIVRYMSLPGHTSDSVVYEIGNLMFTGDVLSAGEIGSTNSSYSEYILKLNIEKKIFSQQDNLILMPGHGPPTTLGAVRALTSNFNPMSISLQ; encoded by the coding sequence ATGAAAGTGTACTTTCACCTAAATCTCAACGGCTTTTCAAATTGCTATATCGTGGTAAATGAAGAAATAAACGAAGCAATCATAATCGACCCGGGAGAGGTAAACGAAACGATAATTTCTAGGATCGAAGAAAACCATCTCAAACTTGCGGCTGTTTTAATCACGCACAATCACGGCTCTCATGTTGACGGATTAAAAACATTGCGCAAAATATATTCACCAAAAATTCTCGCTGCCGATTGGGAAGTTGCAGGAAATGACACGACAGTGCTCTCCGGCGACGGAAAAATCAGAATTGCGAAAATGATTGTGCGATATATGTCTTTGCCGGGACATACATCTGATTCTGTCGTTTATGAAATAGGAAATTTGATGTTTACAGGAGATGTTTTAAGTGCGGGGGAAATCGGCTCTACAAATTCAAGTTACTCTGAATATATTTTAAAATTAAATATAGAAAAGAAAATATTTTCTCAACAAGACAACTTAATTTTGATGCCGGGTCACGGACCTCCGACAACGCTTGGGGCAGTCAGAGCTCTTACATCAAATTTTAATCCGATGTCAATCAGCTTGCAGTGA
- the murI gene encoding glutamate racemase: MSVNYGVDFVFLDSGTGGIPYLAKLRELFPSSSCVYVGDTSNFPYGEKPLEQVISCAVSIAGQIIKKFNPRAIVVACNTISVNALSVLRKTYPDTLFVGTVPAIKLAGKISKKRCIGLLATNSTIKSPLNRELKEQFASDCRLILRGDPKLISFIEHKSFTAQKKDIESAVKPAVDFFKNEGCDVIVLGCTHFLNISDIIQKVCGDEIAVVDSREGVARRALSVVNDDRGVVGTPAREGGEQRSASQGETSPSLYITGFSEKKDREEYDVICSKYGMIFRGLLE; the protein is encoded by the coding sequence GTGTCTGTAAATTACGGAGTTGATTTTGTTTTTCTTGATTCAGGCACCGGCGGTATCCCGTACCTTGCAAAACTAAGAGAACTTTTTCCTTCTTCCTCATGTGTTTATGTAGGGGACACTTCAAACTTCCCATACGGCGAAAAACCTTTAGAACAAGTGATAAGTTGCGCTGTTTCGATTGCCGGACAAATCATAAAAAAGTTTAATCCGCGAGCGATCGTTGTTGCTTGCAACACTATTTCTGTAAATGCACTTTCTGTACTCAGAAAAACTTATCCTGATACACTTTTTGTAGGGACTGTACCGGCGATCAAACTTGCAGGTAAAATTTCAAAAAAAAGATGCATCGGGCTTTTGGCGACTAATTCAACTATAAAAAGTCCTCTAAATCGGGAGCTTAAAGAACAGTTTGCTTCTGACTGCAGGCTTATTCTTAGGGGTGACCCAAAACTGATTTCTTTTATTGAACATAAATCTTTTACAGCTCAAAAAAAAGATATCGAGAGCGCTGTAAAACCTGCGGTCGATTTTTTTAAAAATGAAGGTTGTGATGTCATTGTCTTAGGCTGTACCCATTTTTTGAATATTTCGGATATCATTCAAAAAGTTTGTGGAGATGAGATTGCTGTCGTTGATTCTAGAGAGGGTGTTGCTAGAAGAGCGCTTAGTGTTGTTAATGATGACAGGGGCGTTGTGGGCACTCCCGCTAGAGAGGGTGGTGAGCAACGAAGTGCGAGCCAGGGAGAGACTTCTCCCTCCTTATATATCACCGGTTTTTCTGAAAAAAAAGACAGAGAAGAGTACGATGTAATTTGTTCCAAATACGGAATGATTTTTCGCGGTTTGCTCGAATAA
- a CDS encoding type I phosphomannose isomerase catalytic subunit, with translation MLKLNAVKLEKIWGYELWLASTHQIACQDDFKEICRGDYPLLVKVIQANDKLSIQVHPDDDCAVKLEGAGNRGKTECWYVLDAEENSKIVYGIKNGFSKEVLAKAISENKLEQYLEFVNVKKGDFIYIPAGTVHAICSGLRLLEVQQSCDLTYRIYDWGRGREVHLEKALAVIKCEKMTPVSQFAGEFNCKYFSLKKIDVNGGWSMLAPEGDFPAAVQLLFVISCEKAVIRTSDEKAGKQLSPEDIYAVLPGEKITVEGKASIMKITAS, from the coding sequence ATGCTTAAATTGAACGCAGTAAAATTGGAAAAAATCTGGGGATATGAACTTTGGCTGGCGTCTACGCATCAAATAGCATGTCAAGATGACTTTAAAGAAATTTGTAGAGGAGATTATCCTCTGCTGGTAAAAGTTATTCAGGCAAATGATAAGCTTTCTATTCAAGTTCACCCTGATGATGACTGCGCTGTAAAACTTGAAGGAGCAGGGAATCGCGGAAAGACCGAATGTTGGTATGTTCTCGATGCTGAAGAAAATTCAAAAATCGTATATGGAATTAAAAATGGTTTTTCAAAAGAAGTGCTTGCAAAAGCGATCAGTGAGAATAAACTTGAACAATATCTGGAATTTGTCAATGTAAAAAAAGGTGATTTTATATATATTCCTGCCGGTACTGTACACGCTATCTGTTCCGGGCTCAGACTTCTTGAAGTTCAACAGTCATGCGATTTGACTTACAGAATTTATGATTGGGGACGTGGACGTGAAGTTCATCTTGAAAAAGCTCTCGCAGTTATAAAATGCGAAAAGATGACTCCCGTCTCACAGTTTGCAGGAGAATTTAACTGCAAATACTTCAGTTTAAAAAAGATTGATGTAAACGGTGGCTGGAGCATGTTAGCCCCTGAAGGAGATTTCCCTGCTGCTGTGCAACTGCTTTTTGTCATCTCTTGCGAAAAAGCAGTTATAAGAACTTCCGATGAAAAAGCTGGTAAACAGCTCTCGCCGGAAGATATCTACGCCGTTCTGCCCGGCGAAAAAATCACTGTTGAAGGTAAAGCGAGCATAATGAAAATCACTGCAAGCTGA
- a CDS encoding response regulator transcription factor, protein MSYKVIIIDDHPLFSRGLAQLIETQREYNVIGIAKDRNEALTFLNNETPDLSIVDLNLGQEDGLELIKDIVVIHPKSNILVISMHDERFYAERALKAGAKGYIMKEEAESHVIDAIKTVTKGEIYLSDNERNRLKEISEDVKSGLEHPDAISTLSDRQLQIFTLIGKGLGTVEIAKKLNLSIKTIDTHKENIKAKLHCSSSAELRQMAIEWTNKAV, encoded by the coding sequence ATGAGTTATAAAGTAATTATTATCGATGATCATCCTCTTTTTAGTCGTGGACTTGCTCAACTTATTGAAACACAACGCGAATACAATGTTATCGGAATTGCAAAAGACAGAAACGAAGCATTGACCTTTTTAAACAACGAAACTCCCGATCTTTCAATTGTAGATTTAAATCTTGGGCAGGAAGACGGTCTTGAGCTTATAAAAGATATCGTCGTTATTCACCCAAAATCTAACATTCTCGTCATCTCCATGCACGATGAACGTTTTTATGCAGAGCGAGCGTTAAAAGCTGGCGCAAAAGGCTATATCATGAAAGAGGAAGCCGAGTCCCATGTTATCGATGCAATAAAAACTGTGACTAAAGGCGAAATCTACCTCAGTGACAACGAAAGAAACAGATTAAAAGAAATTTCTGAAGATGTAAAAAGCGGGTTAGAACACCCTGATGCGATTTCAACTCTATCTGATCGCCAACTCCAGATATTCACATTGATAGGAAAAGGGCTCGGCACTGTAGAAATCGCAAAAAAATTAAATTTGAGCATCAAGACAATCGATACCCATAAAGAAAATATTAAGGCGAAACTACACTGTTCGTCATCTGCCGAATTACGACAGATGGCGATTGAGTGGACAAACAAAGCTGTTTAG
- a CDS encoding pentapeptide repeat-containing protein gives MFTQNKCLVHYCRNLALSTIDENGEISDDKNYCLEHIPDPGKVKEDIYNYIRTHEKIIGLNACGLIFSDIDFTNKKFYGCNFTNCTFVNITSHNAVMRLCIFDFAIFKECNMIKSNTLFSSFSGATFTHTLFTSSEIIQDNFNGIKSYQSSFDDSDLFNSRFINADLVNTSFKNCNLKRTLFYGIKKENVSFKMSNTREALFNSSGSAITLEFGNSIVDGEIQ, from the coding sequence ATGTTTACACAGAACAAATGTCTTGTTCACTATTGCCGGAATCTTGCGCTCTCCACAATCGATGAAAATGGAGAAATCTCGGACGATAAAAATTACTGTCTCGAACACATTCCGGATCCGGGCAAAGTGAAAGAGGATATTTACAACTATATCAGAACTCATGAAAAAATTATCGGACTGAATGCTTGCGGTTTAATTTTTTCTGATATCGATTTTACAAATAAAAAATTTTATGGATGCAATTTTACAAACTGCACTTTTGTGAACATAACTTCGCACAATGCGGTGATGAGGCTGTGCATTTTTGACTTTGCAATTTTCAAAGAATGCAACATGATCAAGAGCAACACACTTTTCAGTTCTTTTTCCGGTGCAACGTTTACGCACACTCTTTTTACTTCAAGCGAGATAATCCAAGACAATTTCAACGGGATAAAATCATATCAATCATCTTTTGACGATTCGGATCTCTTCAATTCGAGATTTATCAACGCTGACCTAGTAAACACATCTTTTAAAAATTGCAACTTAAAAAGAACGCTGTTTTACGGCATAAAAAAAGAAAATGTATCTTTCAAAATGTCTAACACCCGCGAGGCTCTTTTTAATTCTTCAGGAAGTGCAATCACTCTTGAGTTTGGCAATTCTATTGTTGATGGAGAAATTCAATGA
- a CDS encoding chromate transporter, translating into MAKGKLRELLDIYIAFVKIGAFTFGGGLAMMPMMQRELVDKRNWITEEDLIDYYAIGQSTPGIIAVNVSTFVGYKRMGIIGGIIGTLGVISPSLLIIMILANLIDSVDEFPVVQRALRGVNVAVAALLTSVIYKFAKKTIKNIWHVLYMLVSFSLIYFLKVQSYWIIIGSLVIGCIIAFINQKKMKKIR; encoded by the coding sequence ATGGCAAAAGGAAAATTAAGAGAACTTTTAGATATTTACATTGCATTTGTAAAAATCGGTGCATTTACTTTTGGCGGCGGACTAGCGATGATGCCTATGATGCAGCGTGAACTTGTAGATAAGCGCAATTGGATTACAGAAGAAGATTTGATAGATTACTATGCGATTGGGCAAAGCACGCCGGGAATAATCGCCGTAAATGTTTCGACTTTTGTAGGATATAAGCGCATGGGAATCATTGGTGGAATTATCGGGACACTTGGCGTAATTTCTCCTTCACTTTTGATAATAATGATTCTTGCCAATCTGATTGATTCTGTTGACGAATTTCCTGTTGTTCAAAGAGCTTTGAGAGGCGTAAACGTTGCGGTTGCCGCTTTGCTGACTTCAGTGATTTACAAATTTGCTAAAAAGACAATCAAAAATATATGGCACGTCCTCTATATGCTTGTTTCATTCAGTTTAATTTATTTTCTGAAAGTTCAGTCGTACTGGATCATCATCGGATCACTTGTCATCGGCTGCATAATCGCTTTTATAAATCAAAAAAAAATGAAAAAAATCAGATAA
- a CDS encoding NADP-dependent isocitrate dehydrogenase, whose amino-acid sequence MAKIQMKNAIAELDGDEMTRVLWKVIKEELLLPYVDLKTEYYDLGLKSRDDSDDKITYEAAEAIKRLHVGVKCATITSNQARVEEYHLKKLTPSPNGIIRAELDGTVFREPIFVNNVHGTVSCWKKPIVLGRHAYGDVYKNCEIKCPTAGKAELVFTGTDGKEIRKTIMDMKGPGIIQGIHNLDESIENFAKCCFTYAANKKLCVWFGAKDTISKIYDGNFKEIFQRVFDQDFKKQFDDAGIEYFYTLIDDAVARVMRSEGGFMWATKNYDGDVMSDMIASACGSLAMMTSVLVSPDGNFEYEASHGTVQKHYYRYLKGEKTSTNPVATIFAWTGALAKRGELDENKELVDFAKCLEKATLQTIEEGYMTGDIARIASPKAKKILNSWEYIAAIKERIR is encoded by the coding sequence ATGGCAAAAATCCAGATGAAAAACGCTATCGCGGAACTCGATGGTGACGAAATGACTCGTGTTTTATGGAAGGTTATCAAAGAAGAACTTCTTTTACCTTATGTCGATTTGAAAACAGAATATTACGATTTAGGTCTTAAGAGCCGAGATGATTCTGATGACAAAATCACTTACGAAGCTGCTGAAGCAATCAAACGTCTTCATGTCGGCGTAAAATGCGCTACAATCACTTCCAACCAAGCGCGAGTTGAAGAATATCACCTGAAAAAACTCACGCCTTCACCAAACGGAATTATACGAGCGGAGCTCGACGGAACTGTATTCCGAGAACCGATTTTTGTAAACAATGTGCACGGAACAGTTTCATGCTGGAAAAAGCCGATTGTGCTCGGACGCCACGCATACGGAGATGTCTATAAAAATTGCGAAATAAAATGCCCGACAGCCGGAAAAGCTGAACTTGTTTTTACAGGCACAGACGGAAAAGAAATCCGTAAAACTATCATGGATATGAAAGGACCGGGTATTATTCAAGGAATTCACAATTTGGACGAATCTATCGAAAATTTTGCGAAGTGCTGTTTTACATACGCTGCCAACAAAAAACTTTGTGTCTGGTTCGGAGCAAAAGATACGATTTCAAAAATATACGACGGAAATTTTAAAGAAATTTTCCAACGAGTATTTGATCAGGATTTCAAAAAACAATTCGACGATGCAGGAATTGAATATTTTTACACTTTGATAGACGATGCTGTTGCGCGCGTGATGCGGTCTGAAGGCGGATTTATGTGGGCGACTAAAAACTACGACGGAGATGTTATGTCAGATATGATCGCATCTGCGTGCGGTTCACTTGCGATGATGACGTCAGTTTTAGTCAGCCCTGACGGAAATTTTGAATACGAAGCGAGTCACGGAACAGTCCAAAAACACTATTACCGCTATCTCAAAGGTGAAAAAACATCAACAAACCCTGTAGCCACAATATTTGCATGGACAGGGGCGCTTGCAAAACGCGGTGAACTCGATGAAAATAAAGAACTTGTTGATTTTGCAAAATGCCTTGAAAAAGCTACACTTCAAACAATCGAAGAAGGTTACATGACTGGTGATATAGCTCGGATTGCAAGTCCAAAAGCAAAAAAAATCCTCAATTCATGGGAATACATCGCAGCGATAAAAGAACGCATACGTTGA
- a CDS encoding chromate transporter — MMEILGLLKLGITFFNIGLFTIGGGVVAITLMQQAIVANGLITQEQFYNMVAISESTPGPLGVNMATYIGYHLYGVPGGIIVTLFQVAPSIIIILIIAKFLKSFNSNPFVKCTLEFLRPITTGLVLVPVVQVITFTLINIPTAFVDLAKLDTWKNLFEWKSVAAYELFVILLFKFKLHPIFIIILGAAFGIVFL, encoded by the coding sequence ATGATGGAAATACTCGGATTGCTAAAACTTGGAATCACATTTTTCAACATAGGGCTTTTTACAATCGGCGGAGGTGTTGTTGCAATTACATTGATGCAGCAGGCAATCGTCGCTAATGGACTTATCACACAGGAACAGTTTTACAACATGGTCGCAATTTCCGAAAGCACACCGGGACCTTTGGGAGTAAATATGGCGACATATATCGGTTATCATCTTTACGGTGTGCCCGGCGGAATCATCGTCACGCTGTTCCAAGTTGCCCCTTCTATAATCATCATTTTGATAATTGCGAAGTTCTTAAAATCTTTTAATTCAAATCCTTTTGTAAAATGTACGCTCGAGTTTTTGCGCCCGATCACAACAGGCCTCGTGCTCGTTCCTGTCGTTCAGGTAATCACATTCACCTTAATCAACATTCCAACAGCTTTCGTAGATTTAGCAAAACTCGATACATGGAAAAATCTGTTTGAATGGAAAAGCGTCGCAGCGTACGAGCTTTTTGTAATTTTATTGTTCAAGTTTAAACTTCATCCGATATTTATAATTATTTTAGGTGCTGCTTTCGGGATTGTATTTTTGTAA